In Synchiropus splendidus isolate RoL2022-P1 chromosome 15, RoL_Sspl_1.0, whole genome shotgun sequence, the genomic stretch CAGGTGGGTCCTGAAGTTCGGGACGCCGAGGAACGTCGCCACTCCAGAAAATGAATTGAGATTTTTGAGTTTGTGTCAGTGTTATGACGCCTGATATGTCTTATGATACTTTTTAATGCCTCAATctgtaaaacacatttcactctGACATCCTTGATGAACATGTCCCCTCAGCCGGCGTCGGGATTAAGGCCAAATTAGGCTGCATTACACTGATCCCAGTACAAGTAAGTTATCAGCAGCGCCATAATCTCTGAAAACGTAAAGGGAGTTACCATGGAGAAACCTGCACAAAAGGGTGTGGCGTGGGAATGTCCTCAGAGGTCAGGAGTGAGGGTGACGGGGTCGGAGGGTCAGAGGCAGCTGGACAGCACACAAGAGCAGATGAGGGTGAGAAAAGGTGACGGGGGGGCGGCAGGGGGGCGACCACAGTCCGACTGGCTGCACCCAATGGGACATTAACATTGAACTGATGGGTGGCTGGCTGACCAATGGCTGGTCAGCGTGAGGCGGAGCCGCAGCACACTCATGTGTAATGGTCCGTGGTAATTGACAAGTGACAAGGCTTTCACTGCGGACGCCTGAGCTGATATCATGAGGTGGGATTACATGGTTATGTATTGGCATTTTGCTTCGACAAAAGGTCTTTCAATGTTAGAGATGAAAATGTTCACTTTTAATTTCATCATTCACGGAACTAAAAATCCGTTTCAGAGGAAGATATGCGTATAAATATGTCCATTCTCTGTCAATTTCTGGTAAGACTTTCGATTGGGTCGCACATATTAGAGTGTACTTTTGGTGAGCATTCCTGGGTAAAACACAGTCAGGCCTAGTGGTATGCTTACAAGTACTTTAGAATGattaattacaggctaatatgctgcCAATACATGTACCAATAAGTGTTTGGTTTATGATAGTTGATTTCCCCTAATCTAAAGCGTGACACAATTTCTGTACTGAAACTCAGTTTCTGCTCAGGAAGTTATTTAAGTAAAACGTGTGTATATCTTTACAATGtcaaaaagctaaaaaaaaaaaaaagttgtttaaaaaaaaaagtccaaatatGAATTGTATATGGCCTGAAGTAAATAGCAACAGGGTTAGGGAGCGGGTCAGTTAGACGTCTAGACCTCTTCAtgttggctgctgcccctgcgacccaactataatggctggatggatggtggtTTTTAATCCTCATTCGTCCATGGATCTAAATGTCGGAGGTGGCGGATGTGTGGATAAAACAGTTTACTGTGTCAATGCACTGCCCCCGCGATGCAACCTCAGATAAGAAGCAAATAAAGTCAGACAATAGAGAAAAGTATCTATCAAAAACTCTGTCTTTGAGgaggactgaaaaaaaaataatcggAAATGTGGGTGAATGTCACCAAAGTGATGCAGTTACTTGAGAAACTcctgtatatgtgtgtatatatttcatattataCATCCCATGTAACAGTCCTTACAGACAAGACAAGTCAGTGTCTGCCCCACATTTAGACGCTCAATTTAACTGACTCCTCTATCAAGCACCAAACCAGGCTTCTGAAAGCTGCTGTGAAAAGTCAAATGTAGTACTGTTTCTGCATGAACGACTTCTTACTTTTGGTGACAGCACCAACCCATCTTCTTTTAATCTTGAGAAATGCTGGTGTTAATGCTCTTTGTCTCACTTCATGTTCCAGGAGGTCGTGGAGGGAGGACAGTCCATGTACTCGCTGGAGTCTACGCCTCATACCCGCACTATGGTCTGCACAGAAACACTcaactcttggtttaaaaagtcatcatttattttacagcAGCATGAAGTGGCATTAACGTGTAACGTCCTCCTGAGCACACAACCTAATCTCACGTATATGACTGATGAGGTGAGGAGCTTCTCGAGGCTGCAGACAGGAAGGCGCTCTGTCCACCATGTGGCGGCCAGTGAAGGTCAGGTCAGCGAGGGGCAGCAGGCAGTCTGGCTCAGGACTTTACTCTGATGGCTTACAAAAGCCAGTTTGGGGGCCCGATCCAGGGGGTCAACATGCAAATGTAACCCCGGAGTGAAAGCAGAGGATCAATGTTCTCACATTACTTTTGCTGCCCATGACTGTGAACACATACGCCTACACACCACATGAGGTTTTAATGAAATTCAGCCTCAACAATGGAGCAGGCAGCTGGATTCTAACAATGCAGGGACGGGCAGCTGAAGTCCAGTCGTTCACGTGATTCATAATTCAGCTGGTATGACCAGCACGTTTGTATTTTTCCATCtaactgcagaaaaaaacgTTCCTTCACTGGCAGAGGCGGCAGATGAAGTTCAGTTTTCTAGTCTCGGGCAGGCCGACCCACTGCTGCCCCCCTGTGGCCTCCATGGCTCCGGTGGCTCCACACCCGTAGTCTGCAGCGGAGCCGTGCCCTGGTCCCCAGTTGTGGTAACAGAGGGAAGCGGAGCTGGTCCAGAACCAGAAGCCGAAGTTGCAGGTGAAGCGTAAGCCCAGCCAGACGTGAGCTGTGGTGGCGTTCCTCGACAATGCAGCTGCCAGTTCCTGAGCTGAGGTGGTGGGGATGTCAGCCAGGTCTGCGTGGTGATGCCTGCAGTAGCTTAGCGCTTCCATCCATGTCAGGTTTTTCCTGATCAATATGTATTCACCTGCAAAACAGGACACGGTAGACACAGACAACTGTATTACAAATCCAAGTATTGCTTCTTCCTGCCACTCCAGAGTCAATAAATACCAGTTGAAGACTGGTGTCATAGTGACTAATATGATCATAAGAAGCACATATTTGAAGTTAGCATCacaactcaaaaacaaaaggaTGGATGATAAATATTCTCGGTGTAACGATGGAAGTTTATATTTTGATAGTGTTCCAGCTTATCCTTAAGGATTTGTTGGCTCTCATCCCTCTGTGATgtctactgccccctgctgtccccCTGAGCTCGTGGCTATCaagaacatttcaaatgctacaCAGAAttacttaatttattttttaattttggctAAAagattttgtattttgactaGTTTAGCTAAGTTACGAGGTCAAATACCTCAGAGCATAATGCTAAACGTTGTGCCTTCCAGTAGAAAGATGACAATATTCAGTAATGCAAAGAGAAAATGTACCCAGAGAAGAATGTTGTCCGCTGGTGGTTACTGCATAGGAAGTCCACCCTGtagttgctgtgtgtgttggcaaGGTCATATCTGTCGCTGTGGACAGTTGTGTCGCGCTCACACCTGACTTTGTTGTTGCATTGAGGAGCAACGTGGGTTGAGTCAACACAACTATGCTTGCATTTGTTGTTGCGTTGTTGTGGGTTGTAGGCTGGGTTGACGCAACTGTCCTGGCTTTCGTAGTTGCACTGAAGATCGCTGTAGGTCGTGTCACTGCAACTGTTGTGGCTTTCGTAGTTGCACTGAAGATTGCTGTAGGTCGTGTCACTGCAACTGTTGTGGCTTTCGTTGTTGCATTGAGGAGCAATGTAGGTCGTGTCACCGCAACTGTCGTGGCTTTCGTTGTTGCATTGGAGAGCGGTGTTGGTCGAGTCAACGCAGCTGTTCTGGTTGGTGGTGAGACATGAGGGCTGGTGGACTGCTGTTGCGGAGCAGCGGTGGTCGGGTCGACCACAGATGTTCCGCGTGGCTGAGTTGCAGCTGTGGTTGCTCTCCTGTCCGCCAGTGTGCTTGTCTGAGATGTGGTTTGAGCGTCTCTGCTGGCTGTAAGGAATCAAGTCATCCGTCACGCAACACCAAACAGAGACAGGTTTCTTCTTCCCCACTCACGTCCTTGACAGAAGAATCTCAAGGTCAGTCTGCATCGCAGGTCGTTCCACCGCCCGTCGTCTCTCAGCACGGTCACGGCACACTCCTGAGCCGTCAGGTAATTTGGCTGATTCGGCTTCCAGAAGCGGAACGCGGACGGGCTCCCGTCTGACCACACCCACGCGTCTTGGAAGAGTCCGGTCCACACGATTTGGTTGCTGGTGAGGGTCCGGACAGCCTGGTTCTGAGCAGCGGAGTGAATGCTCACCAGGTCCTGCGATAAATCTCTGCAATGTCTTTGAGCGTTTCGCCACGACTTTTGGGTCGCGACAAACAGCAGGCTGACACCATCTGTAAAATAAAGAGCAAACTGAGGTGACATAAATGCGATCaacaaaacatcaataaatgtgTGGAAAAACAATTCCACAAAAAACCTTTACCAAAACTAAAATCTCAATTCTGTAATTATTATtcaagatgtattttttttaaagaaatgtatAATATACAGCACATTCCAGTAAACAAGTTCAAAAAGATATAGCtgataaattatttaattttatttgcgaaaataatacataatagggaaaaatgaaacagaaaaatgtattaCATGTAGATCTTTTCAGtgtcattttaaatttaaataagggatgcaatgaaatttaaaaaatcagtcagtaaatatgaaaaaatgaaaagaacatttcaacaggaaattaTAAGTTGTCagtatttcattaaaaatatatatttaataatatatatatcatatacaTATGCAGTACATACTGTATCATTtgaaaaaagttttgaaaaactTCCACATATTTATAAACATGTAATGactgtttttctcttctctctctgtcactaTATATTTCCTGTTTTCCCCCTGTAATTTGGATGTTGATAACGTGATATTTAGAGTGAATGTTTTCACAGACATTCAGCGTGTCAGTAGTACAGCGTGAGCCAGGGGACAAAGGGAATTGAAAACACGAGCCGTGGGAGCGATCGTCGTGTAAAGAGCGTAGCCTGGAGCAGATTCTCACCAGGTTCTGTTCACGAATGCTCATGAAATCGGAGCGGTGAGATGAATGGAAGAGATTGATTCCAGCTGTATCTTCACTTCATCTGTGACGCCCCGAAATCATCAGTGTGAATGTATCTCAAGTTCTGTTTCTCTCTAAAACAGCCAAGAATGACTGGCAAACCAATGGTCTCACTTGATCCCTGCACGGAGTGAATTATTTACCGTGACACACGAAGCTCCTTCTTGTATCACAGTCACTTTGGAACCAGCCACCCTGCGCGTCCATGGCAACACATCGGTCCTGACTGGAGTCCCCGGGCTCTGCGGCCGCCCAGTTAAAAAAGTCCACGGCGTGCTCGGCCTCAGACCAGTGCCAGGTCTGAGTCCTCCCCAGCTCCAGTCCGATCCACGCTCTGCCTTGGCGGATGGATATGGACAGGATCTCTGCCATTTCACTGGCGTTGTGGACCGTGGCTAAATCAGTGAACCACTGCCTGCAGTAGGTCTTGGCCTCGCTGTACGTCCTTGCGAGAGATATGAAGTGAAACTGGCACGACCCCAGATAGAAcaaccctgcggaggaaacaaGGAAGAATTCAGACCCGTCTGGCTCCCGAAGTCCAGCGGAAGTGAAGATACAGACCTAAGATAATAAGCCAGAGTAGAGGTCTGCCTCCTCCGCAGAGTCCAGCCATGGTGTCCCAACACCATGAGGTCAGCCGGGTCTCACCGATGGAAGAGTGACGCAGACTGCTGAGAGCGAGCTGTAAGAATGCCACTGGGCTAGTCAagaagcggcggcggcggcggaagATCAGATAGGCAAAGCAGTTTTTCGGGTTTCCTTTTTAACTTCATGTCGTCCGCCCACGCTTTCGCTCATTATGAAAGCCTGTTCCTGTTTGGCGGTTGAGACAGCAGTCATTTGCTACACTTTAACACAGTGTCTGTCAGTGTGAGGTCACGAGCATGATGAAAGgtgtttttccttcagtggGCGGCAGAATCCCCTCAATCTTCCTCGGGAAAATGCGCTCTCTTTCAGCTGGAACGTAACTAGAATGGTCTGTCATATTATTACATCTGAAATTAGGAGATACATCATTTGTGATATTCCTATATCTAACACTCATGCAAATCTTTGATCCAGAACAAGGAAACAGTCTCCTATTTTGCTCGGTTGTCAGCACCCGTCTCAAAACACTGCGAGATTTCACTGATAAGTCTTTGATGTTGACATTATGAttcatgattttgttttgtggtggagAGCATTTACACTGAATTTGCACTGAAGAACGCTCAGCACGTTGGAAtatttacaattattattacaattatgcAGTTT encodes the following:
- the LOC128771745 gene encoding uncharacterized protein LOC128771745, with amino-acid sequence MAGLCGGGRPLLWLIILGLFYLGSCQFHFISLARTYSEAKTYCRQWFTDLATVHNASEMAEILSISIRQGRAWIGLELGRTQTWHWSEAEHAVDFFNWAAAEPGDSSQDRCVAMDAQGGWFQSDCDTRRSFVCHDGVSLLFVATQKSWRNAQRHCRDLSQDLVSIHSAAQNQAVRTLTSNQIVWTGLFQDAWVWSDGSPSAFRFWKPNQPNYLTAQECAVTVLRDDGRWNDLRCRLTLRFFCQGPSRDAQTTSQTSTLADRRATTAATQPRGTSVVDPTTAAPQQQSTSPHVSPPTRTAALTRPTPLSNATTKATTVAVTRPTLLLNATTKATTVAVTRPTAIFSATTKATTVAVTRPTAIFSATTKARTVASTQPTTHNNATTNASIVVLTQPTLLLNATTKSGVSATQLSTATDMTLPTHTATTGWTSYAVTTSGQHSSLGEYILIRKNLTWMEALSYCRHHHADLADIPTTSAQELAAALSRNATTAHVWLGLRFTCNFGFWFWTSSASLCYHNWGPGHGSAADYGCGATGAMEATGGQQWVGLPETRKLNFICRLCQ